In one window of Skermanella rosea DNA:
- a CDS encoding sensor histidine kinase has translation MTSALLSSHPPGQGVMAMGHDPYLVILAGLISLFSCYTALTLLDHARAAAETGPGTRTGYQWPQRWAWCAAAASVAGCGAWATHFVAMLAWLPGIQIGYDLKLTLLSIIVAITGTGMGFSLALSRRAGGLRGGAITGGAVAAMHFVGMAAIHAPARLAYGSVEVAVSVALSVGLGMAAFRLVGSPGAARRCLGTLTLAGAICTLHFTAMLGVTVEPDPSTAMPAHVIAPRSLAIAVAAVTITIITFGLAGSLLDQHLASRAEREARRLRRYVAELEATQRELRSTARDLTVALDAAAAASQAKSQFLATMSHELRTPLNAVIGFADLMVNEAYGPLGDERYRDYSGIIRDSGSHLLSLINDVLDISKLDANRLELVEDTVDVHRMLADAVQMISGQVDKAELTLSCRPPPSGVRLRADARRVRQILLNLLSNAVKFTPSGGSISITAGPDCDGFEIAVGDTGIGIAPEDVPTALERFGQVDSRFCRQYEGTGLGLPLAKRLMELHGGTLHLVSEVGSGTRVSCRFPAERVVALADADR, from the coding sequence ATGACTTCAGCGCTTCTGTCGAGCCATCCTCCAGGCCAGGGCGTCATGGCGATGGGTCATGATCCCTATCTGGTGATCCTTGCCGGCCTTATCTCGCTCTTCTCCTGCTATACAGCGCTCACCCTGCTGGACCATGCCCGCGCCGCCGCGGAGACGGGACCGGGCACCCGGACAGGTTACCAATGGCCGCAGCGATGGGCATGGTGCGCCGCCGCCGCCTCGGTGGCCGGTTGCGGCGCGTGGGCCACGCATTTCGTCGCCATGTTGGCTTGGCTGCCCGGCATCCAGATCGGATACGACCTGAAGCTGACGCTGCTGTCGATCATCGTCGCGATCACGGGGACGGGAATGGGCTTCTCCCTCGCGCTGTCCCGGCGCGCGGGTGGCCTGCGGGGCGGCGCGATCACGGGCGGCGCCGTGGCCGCCATGCATTTCGTCGGCATGGCGGCGATCCATGCGCCGGCCCGGCTCGCCTACGGTTCCGTGGAAGTCGCCGTCTCGGTGGCGTTGAGCGTCGGCCTCGGCATGGCCGCGTTCCGCCTGGTCGGCAGTCCGGGAGCAGCGCGGCGGTGCCTGGGCACTTTGACCCTGGCCGGCGCGATCTGCACCCTGCATTTCACGGCGATGCTGGGCGTCACGGTCGAGCCCGATCCTTCCACGGCGATGCCGGCCCACGTGATCGCGCCGCGATCCCTGGCCATAGCCGTGGCTGCGGTGACGATCACCATCATCACCTTCGGCCTCGCCGGCTCCCTCCTCGACCAGCACCTGGCATCGCGGGCCGAGCGCGAGGCCCGGCGCCTGCGCCGCTACGTCGCCGAGCTGGAGGCCACCCAGCGGGAGTTGCGGTCCACCGCCCGCGACCTGACCGTGGCGCTCGACGCCGCCGCCGCGGCCAGTCAGGCGAAATCGCAGTTCCTCGCCACCATGAGCCACGAGCTGCGCACGCCGCTGAACGCGGTGATCGGCTTCGCCGACCTGATGGTCAACGAGGCGTACGGGCCGCTGGGCGACGAACGGTACCGCGACTATTCCGGCATCATCCGGGACAGCGGCTCCCATCTTCTCAGCCTGATCAACGACGTGCTCGACATCTCCAAGCTCGACGCCAACCGGCTCGAACTGGTCGAGGACACGGTGGATGTCCACCGGATGCTGGCCGACGCCGTCCAGATGATCAGCGGGCAGGTCGACAAGGCGGAGCTGACCCTCTCCTGCCGGCCGCCCCCGTCCGGCGTCCGGCTCCGGGCAGATGCCCGGCGGGTCCGGCAGATCCTCTTGAACCTGCTGTCGAACGCCGTCAAGTTCACGCCGTCCGGCGGCTCCATCAGCATCACCGCGGGACCGGACTGCGACGGTTTCGAGATCGCCGTCGGCGACACGGGGATCGGCATCGCGCCGGAGGACGTCCCGACCGCCCTGGAACGGTTCGGCCAGGTCGACAGCCGGTTCTGCCGCCAGTACGAGGGTACGGGCCTGGGACTGCCGCTGGCGAAGCGCCTGATGGAGCTCCACGGCGGGACGCTGCACTTGGTCAGCGAGGTCGGTTCGGGAACCCGGGTATCCTGCCGCTTCCCGGCGGAGCGGGTCGTCGCCCTGGCCGACGCCGACCGCTGA
- a CDS encoding cation:proton antiporter: protein MDPYITLLTGLGLVILGIAWLPMLLRDLPLSLPIFCVLLGLGLFIAPGVGPDPDFIIQSGFIERITELVVIIALLGAGLKLDRRVGWRRWRTTWLLLAVTMPLSIAGIALVGVWTLGLSLPAAILLGAVLAPTDPVLASDIQVGPPRSGGEDEVRFSLTSEAGLNDGLAFPFTHLAVAMAAASAAGSTAPGWWTVEWFLDAVLWKLAVGVAVGWAVGRFLGFLVFRLPDQARIADTREGLAALGITLVSYGVTELVHGYGFLAVFVAATTLRHTERSHDYNEALHTFSEQIEKLLMMVVLVLFGGAIAGGLLSSLTWSAVLAGLAFLFVIRPVAGMIGLAGTRLPWSERAVIGFFGIRGIGSFYYLAYAVNHTELAEQHVLWAVTGFVVAVSILVHGISVTPVMNRLEARWRRREPRDVGTGADPDGVSIRSPMYEADDGDGGKAEDRQRDRERVLDD, encoded by the coding sequence ATGGATCCCTACATCACCCTGCTGACCGGCCTTGGGCTTGTCATCCTCGGCATAGCCTGGCTGCCGATGCTGCTCCGGGACCTGCCCCTGTCGCTGCCGATCTTCTGCGTGCTGCTCGGGCTGGGGCTCTTCATCGCTCCCGGAGTGGGACCGGACCCGGATTTCATCATCCAGTCCGGCTTCATCGAGCGGATCACCGAACTGGTGGTGATCATCGCCCTGCTCGGCGCCGGACTGAAACTGGACCGGCGGGTCGGGTGGAGGCGGTGGCGGACGACCTGGCTGCTGCTCGCGGTCACCATGCCGCTGTCGATCGCCGGCATCGCGCTGGTCGGCGTCTGGACCCTGGGCCTGTCCCTGCCTGCCGCCATCCTGCTGGGGGCGGTGCTGGCTCCGACCGATCCGGTGCTGGCATCCGACATCCAGGTCGGTCCGCCCCGGTCCGGCGGGGAGGACGAGGTGCGCTTCAGCCTGACCTCGGAGGCGGGGCTGAACGACGGGCTGGCCTTCCCCTTCACGCATCTCGCGGTCGCCATGGCCGCCGCCTCCGCCGCGGGCAGCACCGCCCCGGGCTGGTGGACGGTGGAGTGGTTCCTCGACGCCGTCCTGTGGAAGCTGGCGGTCGGCGTGGCGGTCGGGTGGGCGGTCGGCCGGTTCCTGGGATTCCTGGTGTTTCGGCTGCCGGACCAAGCACGGATCGCCGACACGCGGGAAGGGCTGGCCGCGCTGGGCATCACGCTGGTGTCATACGGCGTGACCGAACTGGTTCACGGCTACGGGTTCCTGGCGGTCTTCGTCGCCGCCACGACGCTTCGCCATACCGAACGGTCCCACGATTACAACGAGGCGCTGCACACTTTCTCGGAGCAGATCGAGAAGCTGCTGATGATGGTCGTGCTGGTCCTGTTCGGCGGGGCCATCGCCGGAGGGCTGCTCAGCTCCCTGACCTGGAGCGCCGTGCTTGCCGGGCTGGCCTTCCTGTTCGTGATCCGGCCCGTGGCGGGCATGATCGGCCTTGCCGGAACACGCCTGCCCTGGTCCGAGCGCGCCGTGATCGGGTTCTTCGGCATCCGGGGCATCGGGTCGTTCTATTACCTCGCCTATGCGGTGAACCACACCGAACTCGCCGAGCAGCATGTGCTGTGGGCGGTGACCGGGTTCGTCGTCGCCGTGTCGATCCTCGTCCACGGCATTTCGGTGACGCCGGTCATGAACCGCCTGGAAGCCCGCTGGCGCCGCCGCGAACCCCGCGATGTCGGGACCGGGGCCGATCCCGACGGGGTATCGATCCGGAGCCCGATGTACGAGGCGGACGACGGGGACGGCGGAAAGGCGGAAGATCGGCAGCGGGACAGGGAGCGGGTGCTCGACGATTGA
- a CDS encoding ABC transporter substrate-binding protein: MIAFITRTALCLLLVLTAGAAHADRPADPVTRLNDGILTLMRAAESGVPAAARLRDFESVIRESFDLETSLRVAVPGYDRAPEPERRALLGAFARRNAAQYVSRFDGYSGETIEIAGERSGPRNTTLVETRLLRPQGSPVVLTYVVRRMGDGWGIVDVLLNGSVSQLAVQRSDFAATLRSGGIPALTREFNAYADGVTG; encoded by the coding sequence ATGATCGCATTCATCACCCGGACCGCCCTTTGCCTCCTGCTCGTCTTGACCGCCGGGGCGGCGCATGCGGACCGGCCGGCCGACCCGGTCACCCGGCTCAACGACGGCATCCTGACCCTGATGCGCGCCGCCGAGTCCGGCGTCCCGGCCGCCGCGCGCCTGCGCGACTTCGAGAGTGTCATCCGCGAGAGCTTCGACCTGGAAACGTCGCTCCGCGTCGCCGTTCCGGGCTACGACCGGGCGCCGGAGCCCGAGCGCCGCGCCCTGCTCGGTGCCTTCGCCCGCCGCAACGCCGCCCAGTATGTCAGCCGCTTCGACGGCTACTCCGGCGAGACCATCGAGATCGCCGGCGAGCGGAGCGGCCCGCGCAACACCACCCTGGTGGAAACCCGCCTGCTGCGCCCGCAGGGCAGCCCCGTCGTCCTGACCTATGTCGTGCGCCGGATGGGAGACGGCTGGGGCATCGTGGACGTCCTGCTGAACGGCAGCGTCAGCCAACTGGCGGTCCAGCGCTCGGACTTCGCCGCCACCCTGCGCTCCGGCGGCATCCCCGCCCTGACCCGCGAATTCAACGCCTACGCCGATGGCGTGACGGGGTGA
- the serA gene encoding phosphoglycerate dehydrogenase → MSRLSFPKEKISILLLEGIHENAVADLAEHGYSNVTRLPKALDEADLIERLSGVHMVGIRSRSQLTETVLRQADKLMAIGCFCIGTNQVDLNTARRFGIPVFNAPHSNTRSVAELVMGEIIMLMRGIWDKSRIVHEGGWVKSAKDSYEIRGKVLGIVGYGHIGTQLSVIAEALGMRVRFFDIQKKLALGNAQQCRTLDELLTLSDVVSLHVPDTAQTRDMIGPEQIRAMKKGAYLINAARGSIIDIEALAGALKSGHLRGAAIDVFPVEPASDAEEFVSPLRGLPNVILTPHIGGSTMEAQANIGNEVARKLIEYSDNGSTMGAVNFPEVQLPVREGGVRFLHIHANVPGVLRKLNEVFASRGLNMAAQYLQTDPSIGYVVFDVDGEVDDQEILADMRAIDGTLRSRVLYDRRR, encoded by the coding sequence ATGTCCCGACTGTCGTTCCCCAAGGAAAAGATCTCGATCCTGCTGCTGGAAGGGATCCACGAGAATGCCGTCGCCGATCTGGCGGAACATGGCTACTCCAACGTGACCCGGCTTCCCAAGGCGCTGGACGAGGCCGACCTGATCGAGCGCCTGTCCGGCGTCCACATGGTCGGGATCCGGTCGCGCTCGCAACTGACGGAGACGGTGCTGCGCCAGGCCGACAAGCTGATGGCGATCGGCTGCTTCTGCATCGGCACCAACCAGGTGGACCTCAACACCGCCCGGCGGTTCGGCATACCCGTGTTCAACGCCCCGCACAGCAACACCCGCAGCGTCGCCGAACTGGTGATGGGCGAGATCATCATGCTGATGCGCGGGATCTGGGACAAGTCGCGGATCGTCCACGAGGGCGGCTGGGTCAAGTCGGCCAAGGACAGCTACGAGATCCGCGGCAAGGTGCTGGGCATCGTCGGCTACGGCCATATCGGCACGCAGCTCTCGGTCATCGCCGAGGCGCTCGGCATGCGCGTCCGCTTCTTCGACATCCAGAAGAAGCTGGCGTTGGGCAATGCCCAGCAGTGCCGCACCCTCGACGAGCTGCTGACCCTCTCCGACGTGGTCAGCCTGCACGTGCCGGACACCGCCCAGACCCGCGACATGATCGGGCCGGAGCAGATCCGGGCCATGAAGAAGGGCGCCTACCTGATCAACGCGGCGCGCGGCAGCATCATCGACATCGAAGCGCTGGCCGGCGCGCTCAAGTCGGGCCACCTGCGCGGCGCCGCGATCGACGTCTTCCCGGTCGAGCCGGCGAGCGACGCGGAGGAGTTCGTCAGCCCGCTCCGCGGCCTGCCCAACGTGATCCTGACCCCGCATATCGGCGGATCGACGATGGAGGCGCAGGCCAACATCGGGAACGAGGTGGCGCGCAAGCTGATCGAGTACTCGGACAACGGCTCGACCATGGGCGCCGTCAATTTCCCGGAAGTCCAGCTGCCCGTCCGCGAAGGCGGCGTCCGCTTCCTGCATATCCACGCCAACGTTCCGGGCGTGCTGCGGAAGCTGAACGAGGTCTTCGCGTCGCGCGGCCTCAACATGGCGGCCCAGTATCTCCAGACCGACCCGTCCATCGGTTACGTCGTGTTCGACGTCGACGGCGAGGTGGACGACCAGGAGATCCTGGCCGACATGCGGGCCATCGACGGCACGTTGCGCAGCCGCGTGCTCTACGACCGGCGGCGCTGA
- a CDS encoding DEAD/DEAH box helicase has product MTRPFRRHQEMVSNIVRAIAGRQTDVRDILAAVTPGGGKSLLPVIAAARLIEAGVADRVCWIVPRDSLRLQAEEAFIDPVWRTALGHTLTVRAAENSPDPCRGLQGYVTTYQAVAAAPELHLAEFQRHRYLLAIDELHHLPALSDLDNLTNAADETAWSHSILPLLELSAVRLLMSGTLQRTDGKAILWLPYKQPQGARRTREIDFNAESWAIVGYSRRQALAERAVLPVTFGALDGDAEWRDPLSQQRTVESLSQSGELAHDALFTVLRTEFADALLRVAYRACRDHRAARRKTLGARPGDDVRGLGKLLVVAPDQATAWRYVESLRSRFPQDLREIMVRAAMSDVADSQEAIAEFRMRPFPAILVTVSMAYEGMDCPEITHIACLTHIRSRPWLEQMIARATRVDPHAGDYDGQSALVYHPDDPMFRSFRHQIETEQGTKARVPKRRAQHALPLDGIDRERAPAITPLHSNATALRFDTVAPGPDFGSPAPSTPADGLQAQPGLPLLEPPSIAEHRLRQRIGQMVAAQVIEDEDAHLIRRNSGYHAYNAILKRVLGKSRAEMTLAELEAAVGWLERNRLSDHSALIDNDPQYRWSSSRRGGTIRLGPHKF; this is encoded by the coding sequence ATGACCCGGCCCTTCCGCCGTCACCAGGAAATGGTCAGCAACATTGTCCGCGCTATCGCCGGGCGGCAGACCGATGTGCGCGACATACTCGCGGCCGTCACGCCGGGCGGCGGAAAGAGCCTGCTGCCGGTCATCGCGGCGGCCCGCCTGATCGAGGCGGGCGTCGCCGACCGGGTCTGCTGGATCGTCCCGCGCGACAGCCTCCGGCTTCAGGCGGAGGAGGCGTTCATCGACCCGGTATGGCGTACGGCTCTCGGTCACACCCTGACCGTGAGGGCGGCCGAGAATTCTCCCGACCCCTGCCGCGGCCTGCAGGGTTATGTCACCACCTACCAGGCGGTCGCGGCGGCGCCCGAACTTCACTTGGCCGAGTTCCAGCGACATCGATACCTGCTGGCGATCGACGAGCTTCACCATCTGCCGGCCCTGTCGGACCTCGACAACCTGACCAACGCCGCCGACGAAACCGCCTGGAGCCACAGCATCCTGCCGCTGCTGGAACTGTCCGCGGTACGGCTCCTAATGTCCGGCACCTTGCAGAGGACGGACGGCAAGGCGATCCTCTGGTTGCCGTACAAACAGCCTCAGGGGGCACGGCGGACGCGCGAAATCGACTTCAACGCGGAAAGCTGGGCGATCGTCGGTTACAGCCGCCGGCAGGCCCTGGCGGAACGCGCCGTCCTGCCCGTCACGTTCGGCGCCCTGGACGGCGATGCGGAATGGCGCGACCCGCTATCCCAGCAACGCACGGTCGAATCGCTTTCACAGTCCGGGGAACTGGCCCACGACGCGCTCTTCACGGTCCTGCGGACGGAGTTCGCGGATGCCCTGCTGCGAGTCGCCTACCGGGCCTGCCGCGACCATCGCGCGGCCCGCCGGAAAACCCTGGGCGCCCGGCCGGGCGACGATGTCCGGGGGCTCGGCAAGCTGCTGGTCGTCGCCCCCGACCAGGCCACCGCGTGGCGCTATGTCGAGAGCCTGCGATCCCGGTTCCCGCAGGACCTGCGGGAGATCATGGTCCGCGCCGCCATGAGCGACGTCGCGGACTCCCAGGAAGCCATCGCGGAGTTCCGCATGCGCCCTTTTCCGGCCATCCTGGTGACGGTCTCGATGGCGTACGAGGGCATGGACTGCCCCGAGATCACCCACATCGCCTGCCTGACCCACATCCGGTCGCGGCCCTGGCTGGAGCAGATGATCGCCCGCGCGACGCGGGTTGATCCCCATGCCGGCGACTATGACGGCCAGTCCGCCCTGGTCTACCACCCCGACGACCCGATGTTCCGCAGCTTCCGCCACCAGATCGAGACGGAACAGGGCACCAAGGCGCGAGTGCCGAAGCGCCGCGCCCAGCACGCCTTGCCGCTCGACGGCATCGACCGCGAGCGCGCGCCCGCGATCACGCCGCTGCACTCCAACGCGACCGCGCTTCGGTTCGACACCGTGGCGCCGGGCCCCGATTTCGGCTCGCCCGCCCCTTCGACGCCGGCGGACGGCCTCCAGGCCCAGCCCGGCCTGCCGCTGCTCGAACCGCCGTCGATCGCCGAGCACCGGCTGCGCCAGCGCATCGGGCAGATGGTCGCCGCCCAGGTGATCGAGGACGAGGACGCCCACCTGATCCGCCGCAACTCCGGCTATCATGCCTACAACGCGATCCTGAAGCGGGTGCTGGGGAAGAGCCGCGCCGAAATGACGCTGGCCGAGCTGGAGGCGGCGGTCGGCTGGCTGGAGCGCAACCGGCTGAGCGACCATTCGGCCCTGATCGACAACGACCCGCAATACCGCTGGTCCTCCTCCCGGCGGGGTGGCACGATCCGCCTCGGCCCCCACAAGTTCTGA
- a CDS encoding MMPL family transporter encodes MQTFGRHVLERWVGLVCRRPAVTVLLSLLLAGAAGWYASTHLGINTSTTDMISPDVPFRQHTETYRKAFPFIDDQIVVVIDADGPERADAAALRLADLLRRRTDVLHGVEVPSADPYFDRYGLLFLEPEALQDLVTRLAGAQAALGLLSADPSLGGIADMLDLVLGHADEGTPAELGRLLDALAAATEQVAQGQPAHLSWTGLVAGAGLDRLGNRRFVLVRPVVDNATLARGRPALDAVRAALADLQREEAGQGVTARVTGTVALRQTELDTVAAGATLASVLSFILVSLVLIVGIRSARMIGAILVTLVIGLLWTSGLAALTVGQLNLISVTFAVMFFGLGDDFGGHLGLRYQEELVAGGTPARLAAERATAAVGPALTLSAVCAAIGFVSFVPTDYRGLAEFGIISGLGMGVALFSSVTVLPALLTLLRPGPGTRAEVRENVAFADWIDRNSRAILIAGGLAFLAAAALLPQARLDANPLNLQDETTEAVQTYRDLANSPDTSPYGVNILAADLASADAAAERLRGLPGVGQVRTASSYVPSRQDEKLAAIGDLALILAPSLSAAGTPPPGDPAGALERLRAILAQHGDQPGVRRLAEAVARLPAEPGTAAALDHALTRGLPALLDRLALGLEVERPATLEDLPPSLARRWIADDGRARIEVLPDRDISDSRAMADFARPILAAEPTAIGAPVTVTEASRIILASFGQAVAVTLGAIVLLLIVVQRSATGIALILAPLVVASIYTLAASVLLGMPFNFANIIVIPLLFGLGVSSSIHMVMRGQDLLGERAPGRRFGVDLLVTSTPRAVLLTALTTSTAFATLAVSRHHGLSSMGILLAVAILATVVCALILLPALMIQLERMRR; translated from the coding sequence TTGCAGACCTTCGGCCGCCATGTGCTGGAACGCTGGGTAGGACTCGTCTGCCGCCGGCCGGCGGTCACCGTCCTGCTCTCCCTCCTGCTCGCGGGGGCGGCCGGCTGGTACGCCTCGACCCATCTGGGCATCAACACCAGCACGACGGACATGATCTCCCCGGACGTTCCGTTCCGGCAGCATACCGAAACCTACCGCAAGGCCTTTCCCTTCATCGACGACCAGATCGTCGTGGTCATCGATGCGGACGGGCCGGAGCGGGCGGATGCCGCGGCGCTTCGGCTCGCGGATCTCCTGCGGCGGCGGACCGATGTCCTGCACGGGGTCGAGGTGCCGTCCGCCGATCCCTATTTCGACCGCTACGGCCTGCTTTTCCTCGAACCCGAAGCCCTCCAGGACCTGGTCACCCGCCTGGCCGGCGCCCAGGCCGCGCTCGGCCTGCTGAGCGCCGATCCGTCGCTGGGCGGGATCGCCGACATGCTGGATCTCGTCCTTGGGCATGCCGACGAAGGCACGCCGGCCGAGCTGGGCCGTCTGCTGGACGCCCTGGCCGCCGCCACGGAACAGGTGGCCCAGGGGCAGCCGGCCCATCTGTCGTGGACCGGGCTGGTCGCGGGCGCCGGCCTGGACAGGCTCGGCAACCGGCGCTTCGTGCTCGTGCGGCCGGTGGTGGACAATGCCACCCTGGCGCGCGGCCGTCCCGCCCTGGACGCGGTGCGCGCCGCCCTGGCGGACCTGCAGCGGGAGGAGGCCGGCCAGGGCGTCACCGCACGGGTGACGGGGACGGTGGCGCTGCGCCAGACCGAACTGGACACGGTCGCGGCCGGCGCGACGCTCGCCAGCGTGCTGTCCTTCATCCTCGTCTCGCTGGTGCTGATCGTCGGTATCCGCTCCGCCCGGATGATCGGCGCCATCCTCGTGACGCTGGTGATCGGCCTGCTCTGGACCTCGGGGCTGGCGGCCCTGACCGTCGGACAGCTCAACCTGATCTCCGTGACCTTCGCCGTGATGTTCTTCGGGCTGGGCGACGATTTCGGCGGCCATCTCGGCCTTCGTTATCAGGAGGAACTGGTCGCGGGCGGCACGCCGGCGCGGCTCGCCGCCGAGCGCGCCACCGCCGCGGTCGGCCCCGCGCTGACGCTCAGCGCTGTCTGTGCCGCCATCGGGTTCGTGTCGTTCGTGCCGACCGACTACAGGGGCCTTGCGGAGTTCGGCATCATCTCGGGCCTGGGCATGGGCGTCGCGCTGTTCTCCAGCGTGACGGTGCTTCCCGCTCTGCTGACGCTGCTGCGACCGGGTCCGGGCACCCGGGCGGAGGTCCGCGAGAACGTCGCCTTCGCCGATTGGATCGACCGCAACAGCCGAGCGATCCTGATCGCCGGCGGCTTGGCCTTTCTGGCCGCCGCCGCTCTGCTGCCGCAGGCCCGGCTCGATGCCAACCCGCTGAACCTCCAGGACGAGACGACCGAGGCGGTGCAGACCTACCGCGATCTGGCGAACTCCCCCGACACCTCGCCCTATGGCGTCAACATCCTGGCGGCCGACCTCGCGTCCGCCGACGCCGCCGCCGAACGGCTGCGTGGCCTGCCCGGTGTCGGCCAGGTCCGGACCGCGTCCAGCTACGTTCCGTCGAGGCAGGACGAGAAGCTGGCGGCCATCGGCGACCTCGCCCTGATCCTCGCGCCCAGCCTCTCGGCCGCGGGCACTCCTCCTCCCGGGGATCCGGCCGGGGCGCTGGAACGCCTGCGGGCAATCCTCGCGCAGCACGGGGACCAGCCCGGGGTCCGCCGCCTCGCCGAGGCGGTCGCGCGATTGCCGGCGGAACCGGGGACGGCGGCCGCCCTGGACCATGCCCTGACCCGCGGCCTGCCCGCCCTCCTCGACAGGCTGGCCCTGGGGCTGGAGGTCGAGCGGCCCGCCACGCTGGAGGACCTGCCGCCCTCGCTGGCGCGCCGCTGGATCGCCGATGACGGGCGGGCGCGGATCGAGGTCCTGCCCGACCGGGACATCTCCGACAGCAGGGCCATGGCGGACTTCGCGCGACCGATCCTGGCGGCCGAACCGACCGCCATCGGCGCTCCCGTGACGGTCACGGAGGCCAGCCGGATCATCCTGGCTTCCTTCGGTCAGGCGGTCGCGGTGACGCTCGGCGCGATCGTGCTGCTGCTGATCGTGGTCCAGCGCAGCGCCACGGGGATCGCGCTGATCCTGGCGCCGCTGGTCGTCGCGTCGATCTACACCCTCGCGGCCTCGGTCCTGCTGGGAATGCCGTTCAACTTCGCAAACATCATCGTGATCCCGCTGCTGTTCGGGTTGGGCGTGTCCAGCAGCATCCATATGGTCATGCGCGGGCAGGATCTGCTGGGGGAGCGGGCACCCGGCCGGCGCTTCGGCGTCGATCTGCTGGTCACCAGCACGCCCAGGGCCGTCCTGCTGACCGCGCTGACCACCAGCACCGCCTTCGCGACGCTCGCCGTATCACGCCACCACGGCCTTTCGAGCATGGGCATCCTGCTCGCGGTCGCCATCCTCGCCACGGTCGTCTGCGCCCTGATCCTGCTGCCGGCCCTGATGATCCAACTGGAACGGATGAGACGATGA